In Fundulus heteroclitus isolate FHET01 chromosome 8, MU-UCD_Fhet_4.1, whole genome shotgun sequence, a genomic segment contains:
- the ccnb1 gene encoding G2/mitotic-specific cyclin-B1, translating into MAFRVTRNRLANTRTDLGGVKGCSAVGPGLKPRAALGEIGNIGVHKDNLKKNIKPEAVKKTKVAEKNEKVKVPKPAPVVEPSPEKQVMPEVPISPTPMETSGCEPADLCQAFSDVILDVAIRDVDADDYDNPMLCSDYVKDIYKYLCQLEVEQNVRPNYLEGQEVNGNMRAILIDWLVQVYLKFRLLQETMYMTVGIIDRFLQDHPVPKKQLQLVGVTAMFLASKYEEMYPPEITDFAYVTDRAYTTVQIREMEETILRVLKFQLGRPLPLQFLRRASKIYEVTAEQHTLAKYLLELTMVDYEMIHFPPSMVASAALALTLKVLDAGEWDATLQHYMNYSAESLIPVMAHIAKNVVKVNEGRTKHMAVKGKYSTSKQMKIASIPQLKSSVVKDLAKLAAQ; encoded by the exons ATGGCTTTTCGGGTAACCAGA AACCGCCTCGCCAACACCCGGACCGATCTCGGTGGGGTGAAGGGCTGCTCGGCCGTCGGGCCTGGACTGAAACCTCGGGCTGCTCTGGGTGAGATCGGAAACATCGGAGTTCACAAAGACAACCTGAAGAAG AACATCAAGCCAGAGGCTGTGAAGAAGACAAAAGTTGCAGAGAAAAATGAGAAGGTCAAAGTGCCAAAACCAGCACCGGTTGTGGAGCCTTCACCTGAAAAGCAG GTCATGCCTGAGGTTCCAATTTCCCCCACCCCCATGGAGACATCTGGCTGTGAGCCTGCTGACCTCTGCCAGGCGTTTTCAGACGTAATTCTCGACGTCGCCATCAGGGACGTCGATGCAGATGACTACGATAACCCCATGCTCTGCAGCGACTACGTGAAGGACATCTACAAGTATCTCTGTCAGCTTGAG gttgagcagaacgtcagacccAACTACTTGGAAGGTCAGGAGGTTAACGGCAACATGAGGGCCATCCTCATCGACTGGCTGGTGCAGGTGTACCTCAAGTTCCGGCTCCTGCAGGAGACCATGTACATGACTGTAGGGATTATCGATCGCTTTCTTCAG GACCACCCAGTCCCCaagaagcagctgcagctggtCGGCGTGACCGCCATGTTCCTCGCCTCAAAGTACGAGGAGATGTACCCGCCGGAGATCACGGACTTTGCCTACGTGACGGACCGGGCCTACACCACGGTCCAGATCAGAGAAATGGAGGAGACCATCCTGCGTGTGCTGAAGTTCCAGCTGGGCCGTCCTCTGCCCCTGCAGTTCCTCAGGCGGGCCTCAAAGATCTACGAG GTAACTGCTGAGCAGCACACCCTGGCCAAGTACCTTCTGGAGCTCACCATGGTGGACTACGAGATGATCCACTTCCCGCCGTCTATGGTGGCCAGCGCTGCTCTGGCGCTCACCCTGAAGGTCCTGGATGCAGGAGAGTGG GATGCGACTCTGCAGCACTACATGAACTACTCAGCAGAGAGTTTGATTCCTGTTATGGCACACATTGCCAAGAATGTGGTGAAGGTGAACGAGGGGCGGACAAAACACATG GCTGTCAAAGGTAAATACTCCACCTCAAAGCAGATGAAGATCGCAAGCATCCCTCAGCTCAAGTCTTCAGTGGTTAAGGACCTTGCAAAGCTGGCTGCTCAGTGA